A portion of the Bulleidia sp. zg-1006 genome contains these proteins:
- the xseB gene encoding exodeoxyribonuclease VII small subunit: protein MEELKFEDAMKRLEKIVKQLESNEAPLEETISLFEEGLSLAKQCDQQLKKFEKKVTDIVKENKVDSE, encoded by the coding sequence ATGGAAGAATTAAAATTTGAAGACGCAATGAAGCGCTTGGAAAAAATTGTAAAACAACTGGAGAGCAATGAAGCCCCATTGGAAGAAACAATTTCTTTATTTGAAGAAGGATTGAGTTTAGCCAAACAATGTGATCAACAATTGAAGAAGTTTGAAAAAAAAGTAACTGATATTGTAAAAGAAAATAAGGTGGATAGCGAATGA
- the xseA gene encoding exodeoxyribonuclease VII large subunit produces MSENIHSVSAVSKRIKALLERDLPLHNFLMEGEISNFRASKHWYFSLKDEQASINCAIWNSTISHINFVPKNGDKVVVKCSLGVYVPSTSITLTIAAMHKQGIGDLMLQLEALKKKLSGEGLFNPEHKKPLPKYPLEIGIITGKDTAGKADMVRTLNLRWPMAKQFFYECPVQSQSSIPLIVEAIKKADQSKHDVLILARGGGSFEDLFIFNDEQLVRTVYETKTAIVTGIGHETDTTLVDYVADLRANTPTGAAEAVTPNQAEIHQSLRHVSMRLIQRMLACLSLIQENLNHLNKNTYFQNPELLTRDKSYQLDQYLLRLSKQKETLLEIRNQYKQLTHRFEASLLQQSRFYQNQIQDYQNRIKQNIQEQSLENNHNLKQRKEELNKAINHYSAIQNKEYSHLIQLLDAYSPLKILDRGYSVALKEERVVRSINTIEVGDKIKLRFSDGFVQTQVQTKEKTWKN; encoded by the coding sequence ATGAGTGAGAATATTCATTCCGTCAGTGCGGTTTCCAAACGAATTAAAGCTCTTTTGGAAAGAGATCTCCCCTTGCATAACTTTTTGATGGAAGGGGAAATATCCAATTTTCGGGCTTCAAAACATTGGTACTTTAGTTTAAAAGATGAACAGGCTTCTATCAATTGTGCTATTTGGAATTCAACGATTAGCCATATTAACTTTGTTCCTAAAAATGGTGATAAAGTGGTAGTAAAATGTAGCCTTGGAGTTTATGTGCCAAGTACTTCTATTACATTAACGATTGCCGCCATGCACAAACAAGGCATTGGTGATTTGATGCTGCAGCTAGAAGCTTTAAAAAAGAAATTAAGTGGGGAAGGCTTATTCAATCCGGAACATAAAAAACCACTTCCGAAATACCCCTTGGAAATTGGTATTATCACCGGAAAAGATACCGCCGGAAAAGCGGATATGGTTCGTACTTTAAATCTTCGTTGGCCAATGGCAAAACAGTTTTTTTATGAATGTCCCGTACAAAGTCAAAGTTCAATTCCTTTGATAGTAGAAGCCATTAAAAAGGCAGATCAGTCTAAGCATGATGTTCTAATTCTAGCAAGAGGAGGTGGTTCCTTTGAAGATTTATTTATCTTTAATGATGAACAACTAGTGCGTACTGTTTATGAAACGAAGACAGCGATTGTGACAGGTATTGGTCATGAAACCGATACAACCTTAGTGGATTATGTGGCCGACCTTAGAGCCAATACACCGACTGGGGCGGCGGAAGCGGTTACCCCCAATCAAGCTGAGATACACCAATCTTTAAGACACGTTTCTATGCGTTTGATACAAAGAATGCTAGCGTGTTTATCACTTATCCAAGAGAATTTAAACCATTTGAACAAGAATACCTATTTTCAAAATCCGGAGCTTTTAACAAGAGATAAAAGCTATCAATTGGATCAATACCTATTGCGCTTATCGAAACAAAAGGAAACCTTATTGGAAATAAGAAATCAATACAAACAATTGACACATCGCTTTGAGGCCTCTTTATTGCAACAATCTCGTTTCTATCAAAATCAAATTCAAGATTACCAAAATCGCATAAAACAAAATATTCAAGAACAAAGTTTGGAAAATAACCACAATCTAAAACAAAGAAAAGAAGAACTTAACAAAGCGATAAATCACTATTCTGCAATTCAAAATAAAGAGTATAGTCATCTCATTCAGCTATTAGATGCTTATTCACCCTTAAAGATTTTAGATCGCGGTTATTCAGTTGCCTTAAAAGAAGAAAGGGTAGTGCGTTCCATCAATACTATAGAAGTTGGTGATAAGATTAAATTACGCTTTAGTGATGGTTTTGTACAAACGCAGGTACAAACAAAGGAGAAAACATGGAAGAATTAA
- a CDS encoding IMP dehydrogenase codes for MAKYYTEPSHTFSEYLLIPGYTGKENIPNNVSLKTPLVRYKKGEECSLNLNIPMVSAVMQSVSDDCLAIALAKEGGISFIFGSQSIASQAAMVERVKNYKAGFVVSDANLTPKSTLKELLVLLEETGHSTMPVTEDGTSHGKLVGLVTSRDYRLSRMDGLTRVENFMTPFDKLVVAKKNTTLSEANDIIWDHKLNTLPIVDENQCLCYLVFRKDYDSHKENPEELLDEEKRLLVGAGINSRDYQERVPALVKAGVDVLVIDSSEGYSIWQSETIAWIKKEYGHQVYVGAGNVVDGEGFRYLADAGADFVKIGIGGGSICITRETKGIGRGQATAVIEVAKARDAYFEEKGIYVPICSDGGIVYDYHMTLALAMGADFVMLGRYFSRFEEAPGQKLVVNGNTVKEYWGEGSARARNWGRYDLGQGKKLSFEEGVDSYVPYAGLLKDNVNMTTLKIKSTMCNCGALTIPELQEKAKITLVSSTSIVEGGAHDVQVKNSDNSYK; via the coding sequence ATGGCTAAATATTACACGGAACCATCCCACACCTTTAGTGAATATTTATTGATTCCAGGTTATACGGGAAAGGAGAATATTCCTAACAATGTCAGTCTTAAAACACCTTTAGTTCGTTATAAAAAAGGAGAAGAATGTTCATTGAATTTGAACATTCCAATGGTTTCAGCAGTCATGCAGTCGGTCAGTGATGATTGTTTAGCGATTGCCCTTGCTAAAGAAGGTGGTATTTCCTTCATTTTTGGTTCCCAATCCATCGCTTCCCAAGCGGCTATGGTTGAACGGGTTAAGAATTATAAAGCCGGTTTTGTGGTATCCGATGCGAATTTAACACCAAAGTCCACATTAAAGGAATTGTTAGTGCTTTTAGAAGAAACAGGTCATAGTACAATGCCGGTTACAGAAGATGGTACAAGCCATGGTAAACTCGTTGGTTTAGTGACTAGTCGTGATTATCGTTTATCTAGGATGGATGGATTAACACGCGTTGAAAACTTTATGACACCATTTGATAAGTTGGTGGTAGCGAAGAAGAATACAACTTTGTCCGAAGCTAATGATATTATTTGGGATCATAAATTAAATACCTTACCAATTGTCGATGAAAATCAATGCTTGTGTTATTTAGTCTTTCGGAAAGACTATGATTCTCATAAAGAAAATCCAGAAGAATTATTGGATGAAGAAAAGCGCTTATTAGTTGGAGCCGGTATTAATTCTCGTGATTATCAAGAAAGAGTACCTGCCTTAGTAAAAGCAGGGGTAGATGTATTAGTGATTGATTCTTCGGAAGGTTATTCTATCTGGCAAAGTGAAACGATTGCATGGATTAAGAAGGAATATGGTCATCAAGTCTATGTTGGAGCCGGTAATGTGGTTGATGGAGAAGGTTTCCGTTATTTAGCTGATGCTGGTGCTGACTTTGTGAAAATTGGCATTGGCGGTGGATCGATTTGTATCACACGTGAAACCAAAGGCATTGGTCGTGGTCAAGCGACAGCGGTTATTGAGGTAGCGAAAGCACGTGATGCTTACTTTGAAGAAAAGGGAATTTACGTACCAATTTGTTCGGATGGTGGTATTGTCTATGATTACCATATGACTTTAGCCCTAGCGATGGGGGCTGACTTTGTCATGCTAGGTCGTTACTTCTCCCGCTTTGAAGAAGCACCCGGACAAAAACTTGTTGTGAATGGGAACACAGTAAAAGAGTATTGGGGAGAAGGTTCTGCTCGTGCGCGTAACTGGGGGCGTTATGATTTAGGACAAGGAAAGAAGCTATCCTTTGAAGAAGGAGTGGATTCTTATGTACCATACGCCGGCTTATTAAAAGATAACGTAAACATGACAACGTTGAAAATAAAATCAACCATGTGTAATTGTGGCGCCTTAACCATTCCAGAATTACAAGAAAAAGCTAAAATTACCTTAGTTTCTTCCACTTCGATTGTTGAAGGAGGTGCCCACGATGTGCAGGTTAAAAATAGTGATAATTCTTATAAGTGA
- a CDS encoding proline--tRNA ligase gives MRLKNSYFFTLRENAKDEDSQSSNLLVRAGMIRKSSTGVYMILPMGLKVFNKIKEIIREEMAAIGCQELLMPALIPEEVYIASGRRDGFGSSMFSLKDRKKQNYVLGPTHEELFAHAAKLKIRSYKDMPFSIYQIQTKFRDEPRPRYGLIRVREFQMKDAYSFDVDEASMDISYNKQFQAYKNIFNRLGLNYVIVKANTGVMGGLLSEEFQALSPIGEDILALNEDGSYAANLEVAACLPEDFNSSEEKKSIEKVETLGQHSIEEVVHFLKIDAKRTVKTLCYEADGELVVVLVRGDREVNETKVQMALGCLSLELAPEDKVKQLFHCPVGSLGPIGLKAKILADQEVELLRNFVLGANEDGYHYIHVNPSDFEVSKYGDFRQLQEGDACPMGQGNIHFEKGIEVGNTFKLGTKYSKAMDLQYLNANNQLDYVWMGCYGIGPARVMAALAEQNLDENGINWPKNLAPYRCSITIISMKSTRQVQVANELYETLRKAGIDVLLDDRDERPGVKFKDMDLIGIPTQITVGKAIVDGQVEMKERGCEKQLIAISSVLDYFKD, from the coding sequence ATGCGCTTAAAAAATAGTTACTTTTTTACATTAAGAGAAAATGCGAAAGACGAAGATTCCCAAAGTTCCAATTTATTAGTACGAGCCGGTATGATTAGGAAGAGCTCAACTGGAGTTTATATGATTTTACCAATGGGTTTAAAGGTCTTTAATAAAATCAAAGAGATTATTCGAGAAGAAATGGCAGCCATTGGTTGTCAAGAATTATTGATGCCGGCTTTAATTCCAGAAGAGGTTTATATTGCTTCGGGAAGAAGAGATGGCTTTGGTTCCTCGATGTTTTCTTTGAAGGATCGTAAAAAGCAAAATTATGTTTTAGGACCAACACATGAAGAATTGTTTGCGCATGCGGCGAAATTAAAAATTCGTTCATATAAAGATATGCCCTTTTCTATTTATCAAATCCAAACAAAATTCCGTGATGAGCCTAGACCTCGATATGGTTTAATTCGTGTGCGTGAATTCCAAATGAAAGATGCTTACTCTTTTGATGTGGATGAAGCTAGTATGGACATCAGTTATAACAAGCAATTTCAAGCGTATAAGAATATCTTTAATCGTTTGGGATTGAATTATGTGATTGTGAAAGCTAATACAGGTGTTATGGGTGGTTTATTATCAGAAGAATTCCAAGCACTTAGTCCAATTGGGGAAGATATTTTAGCTTTAAATGAAGATGGATCTTATGCAGCCAATTTAGAAGTTGCTGCTTGTTTGCCGGAAGACTTTAATTCTTCTGAAGAAAAGAAGAGCATTGAAAAAGTAGAAACACTTGGGCAACATAGTATTGAAGAAGTTGTTCATTTCTTAAAAATAGATGCCAAAAGAACAGTGAAAACGTTATGCTATGAAGCTGATGGTGAATTGGTGGTGGTTTTAGTTCGGGGGGATCGTGAAGTCAATGAAACAAAGGTACAAATGGCTTTAGGTTGTCTATCTTTAGAGCTTGCACCAGAAGACAAGGTCAAACAACTATTCCACTGCCCTGTCGGTTCTTTAGGTCCTATTGGTTTAAAAGCTAAGATATTGGCAGATCAGGAAGTTGAATTATTGAGAAACTTTGTGCTTGGGGCTAACGAAGATGGGTATCATTATATCCATGTCAATCCAAGTGATTTTGAAGTCAGTAAATATGGTGATTTTCGTCAACTTCAAGAAGGTGATGCTTGTCCTATGGGTCAAGGAAACATTCACTTTGAAAAAGGAATTGAAGTCGGTAATACCTTTAAGCTTGGTACAAAGTATTCCAAGGCAATGGATTTGCAATATTTGAATGCGAATAATCAATTGGACTATGTATGGATGGGTTGTTATGGAATCGGTCCGGCAAGAGTGATGGCTGCCCTTGCTGAACAAAACCTCGATGAAAATGGAATTAATTGGCCTAAGAATTTAGCTCCATATCGTTGTTCCATCACCATTATTTCAATGAAGAGTACCCGGCAAGTCCAAGTAGCGAATGAACTATATGAAACATTGCGAAAAGCCGGCATCGATGTCTTATTAGATGATCGTGATGAAAGACCTGGAGTTAAGTTTAAGGATATGGATTTAATTGGTATCCCAACGCAAATTACCGTTGGTAAAGCGATTGTGGATGGTCAAGTAGAAATGAAAGAACGTGGTTGTGAAAAACAACTTATCGCTATTTCTTCTGTTTTAGATTACTTCAAAGATTAA
- the dxs gene encoding 1-deoxy-D-xylulose-5-phosphate synthase produces the protein MKLEGIKDPSFLKDASISELNELSSDIRHFLVDSLSKTGGHLASNLGVVELSVALHKVFDSPKDKIIFDVGHQSYVHKILTGRGKDFSSLRKHKGLSGFPKRKESIHDVWESGHSSTSLSAALGMAIARDMNHDDYQVIAVIGDGAISSGMALEALNEIGEEKRKMIVILNDNEMSISKNVGAVNSSLAKMRTSKAYGVLKSSIKNSIPKNKIGKSLYHSLAEIKNKVRTGLTDGGIFEEFGIDYLGPVNGHRYRDLLPALEMAKNHHGPIVIHVLTKKGKGYEPCENDESGAWHGVGPFNAQTGDFLNKTTKGTISNANVVTNALIELAERDKDIVCISPAMVHGSSLGSFYAKYPKRSFDTGIAEEHAATFAAGLALSGKKPFLCIYSSFLQRAYDQVHHDIARQDARVVIGVDHAGLVGGDGETHQGIYDVAFLRTIPNIMITHGKDAIETRNLLYTAFHQNHPFVIRYPKSLQSDEVEDMKAIEIGSWEVIYEPKKVIGTIITYGDDVYRFKETIIANLLPYRLINARFLNPIDIKKMDQLIQEQLPIYSYESDVKEGGLSSAILSYLNEKNSKQILRRFGLPSEYIEQGDPQQIKRELGLDIPSVIETILKGNR, from the coding sequence ATGAAGTTAGAGGGTATTAAAGATCCGTCATTCTTAAAAGATGCATCCATATCAGAATTAAACGAATTATCCAGTGATATTCGTCATTTTCTCGTGGATTCTCTTTCTAAAACAGGGGGTCATTTAGCGAGTAATTTAGGTGTAGTAGAGTTAAGCGTTGCTTTGCACAAAGTCTTTGATAGCCCTAAAGATAAAATTATATTTGATGTCGGTCATCAATCTTATGTTCACAAAATCTTAACCGGAAGAGGCAAAGATTTTTCAAGTCTCCGAAAGCACAAAGGTCTATCGGGCTTTCCAAAAAGAAAAGAGTCTATTCATGATGTTTGGGAATCCGGTCATTCTTCTACTTCCTTAAGCGCCGCTTTAGGTATGGCAATCGCAAGAGATATGAATCATGATGATTACCAGGTTATTGCTGTGATTGGCGACGGTGCGATTTCCTCGGGCATGGCTTTAGAAGCTTTGAATGAAATTGGTGAAGAGAAGCGGAAAATGATTGTTATCTTAAATGATAATGAAATGTCCATCTCAAAGAATGTAGGTGCTGTGAATTCTTCTCTAGCAAAGATGCGAACCTCAAAAGCCTATGGTGTTTTAAAATCTTCTATTAAAAATTCCATTCCCAAGAATAAAATTGGTAAATCACTTTATCATTCTTTAGCAGAAATCAAAAATAAAGTTCGTACCGGTTTAACAGATGGGGGTATTTTTGAAGAATTTGGTATTGATTACTTAGGTCCTGTTAATGGTCATCGCTATCGCGACTTATTACCAGCCTTAGAAATGGCAAAGAATCATCATGGTCCAATTGTCATCCATGTGCTAACGAAAAAAGGAAAGGGATACGAGCCATGTGAAAATGATGAATCAGGGGCTTGGCATGGTGTAGGACCTTTTAATGCGCAAACAGGGGATTTTTTAAATAAAACAACCAAGGGTACTATTTCTAATGCTAACGTAGTTACGAATGCTTTAATTGAACTAGCAGAAAGAGATAAGGATATTGTTTGTATCTCACCCGCCATGGTGCATGGTTCATCCTTAGGATCTTTTTATGCAAAGTATCCAAAACGTTCGTTTGATACGGGGATTGCTGAAGAACATGCTGCTACTTTTGCGGCCGGTTTAGCTCTGAGTGGTAAAAAGCCATTCTTATGTATTTATTCTTCTTTCTTACAAAGAGCTTATGATCAAGTTCATCATGACATCGCAAGACAGGATGCTCGTGTGGTCATTGGTGTGGATCATGCCGGTTTGGTTGGTGGAGATGGTGAAACCCATCAAGGTATTTATGATGTGGCTTTCTTAAGAACCATTCCCAATATAATGATTACCCATGGAAAAGATGCCATTGAAACAAGGAATTTACTGTATACTGCTTTTCATCAGAACCATCCGTTTGTAATCAGATATCCAAAATCTTTGCAGTCAGATGAAGTGGAAGATATGAAAGCGATTGAAATCGGTTCTTGGGAAGTGATTTATGAACCAAAAAAAGTGATTGGGACCATCATTACTTATGGTGACGATGTCTATCGCTTTAAAGAAACCATCATCGCTAATCTTTTACCATATCGTTTAATCAATGCTCGTTTTCTTAATCCAATTGACATAAAAAAGATGGATCAACTGATTCAAGAACAATTACCTATTTATAGCTATGAATCGGATGTGAAAGAAGGGGGACTTAGTTCGGCAATTTTATCGTATTTAAATGAAAAAAATTCCAAACAAATATTGAGGAGATTTGGTCTTCCTAGTGAATATATAGAGCAGGGGGATCCCCAACAAATCAAGCGTGAATTAGGATTGGATATTCCTAGTGTTATTGAAACTATTTTAAAAGGAAATAGGTAG
- the thrS gene encoding threonine--tRNA ligase codes for MINFKENPELEVLNHSCAHLLAQAVKHLYPHAKFWVGPVVEEGFYYDIDLGDDVIRDEDIAKIEKEMKKCAKENKRIVRHEISREEALEQFKDDPYKVDLINHMPEGTNISMYSQGDFTDLCRGPHVESTKLLKNFKLLKHSGAYWKGDKNNKVLQRIYGVCFPNAEELEAYLQVLEEAKERDHRKLGKDLKMFLFSETVGSGLPMWLPNGFTVRRLLSDYIMKKEISLGYDHVLTPSVASTKLYEISGHLAHYKEDMFPIMERDGDNYVLRPMNCPEHMIIYKSSLHSYRDLPVRIAEIAHDFRLEASGALTGIERSRSFTQNDAHIFLRSDQIADEIKNVTKLVLDVYKDFGFKDYAFRLSLRDPSNTDKYFGNDELWTRSENELREVLKEMAVPYYEAEGEAAFYGPKIDVQVKSALGHDVTLSTIQLDYQLPERFELEYVNKENQKLRPVVIHRAILGSLDRFIAFLLEETKGVLPLWLAPLQVVVIPVNSEAHGDYAASVNQALKIRGIRSHLDDRNEKLGYRIREAQMNKIPVQIVVGNRDIENKSVTVRNYGSKEEITYPSEAYLNQLIEQIKQKSRN; via the coding sequence ATGATAAATTTTAAAGAAAATCCAGAATTAGAAGTACTCAATCATTCTTGTGCACATTTATTAGCTCAAGCCGTGAAGCACTTGTACCCTCATGCTAAATTTTGGGTAGGACCAGTTGTAGAAGAGGGCTTCTACTATGACATTGATTTGGGCGATGATGTGATTCGTGATGAAGATATTGCTAAGATTGAAAAGGAAATGAAGAAATGTGCTAAGGAGAATAAACGCATTGTCCGTCATGAAATTAGTCGTGAAGAAGCTTTAGAACAATTCAAGGATGATCCCTATAAAGTAGACCTAATCAATCATATGCCGGAAGGTACCAATATTTCTATGTATAGTCAAGGCGATTTTACAGATTTGTGTCGTGGTCCACATGTTGAAAGCACAAAGCTACTAAAGAATTTTAAGCTATTAAAGCATTCCGGTGCTTATTGGAAGGGGGATAAAAATAATAAGGTTTTACAGCGTATTTATGGAGTTTGTTTCCCAAACGCTGAGGAATTAGAAGCCTATTTACAAGTCTTAGAGGAAGCGAAAGAAAGAGATCATCGTAAGTTGGGAAAAGATTTAAAGATGTTCTTATTCTCAGAAACAGTTGGATCTGGTTTGCCAATGTGGCTACCAAATGGTTTTACAGTAAGACGTTTACTGTCGGATTACATCATGAAAAAAGAAATTTCTTTAGGCTATGATCATGTTTTAACACCATCGGTTGCTAGTACGAAGCTTTATGAAATATCCGGTCATTTGGCTCACTATAAAGAAGATATGTTCCCAATTATGGAAAGAGATGGTGATAATTATGTGTTAAGACCAATGAACTGTCCTGAACATATGATTATTTATAAATCTAGCTTGCATTCTTATCGTGATTTACCTGTTCGTATTGCTGAGATTGCGCATGACTTCCGTTTGGAAGCCTCGGGTGCTTTAACGGGAATTGAGCGTTCTCGTTCTTTTACGCAAAATGATGCGCATATTTTCTTACGTTCGGATCAAATTGCTGATGAAATTAAAAATGTCACGAAGTTAGTCTTAGATGTTTATAAGGACTTTGGTTTTAAAGACTACGCTTTCCGTTTGTCTTTGCGTGATCCAAGTAATACGGATAAGTATTTTGGTAATGATGAGTTATGGACCCGTTCAGAAAATGAATTAAGAGAAGTTTTAAAAGAAATGGCTGTTCCTTATTATGAAGCGGAAGGAGAAGCTGCTTTCTATGGTCCTAAGATTGATGTTCAAGTAAAATCGGCTTTAGGTCATGATGTAACCCTTAGTACCATTCAATTGGATTACCAATTACCCGAACGTTTTGAATTGGAATATGTAAATAAAGAGAACCAAAAGCTAAGACCCGTGGTTATTCATCGTGCTATCTTAGGCTCTTTAGACCGCTTTATTGCTTTCTTATTAGAAGAAACCAAAGGAGTTCTTCCTTTATGGCTTGCTCCATTGCAAGTGGTGGTTATCCCGGTGAATTCTGAAGCTCATGGTGACTATGCGGCTAGTGTTAACCAAGCTTTAAAAATACGTGGTATTCGTTCACATTTGGATGATCGTAATGAGAAGTTAGGTTATCGTATTCGTGAAGCACAAATGAATAAGATACCCGTTCAAATTGTTGTTGGTAATCGTGATATTGAAAATAAGAGTGTTACGGTTCGCAACTATGGCTCCAAGGAGGAAATAACGTATCCATCGGAAGCCTATTTGAACCAATTGATTGAACAAATTAAGCAAAAATCCAGAAATTAA
- a CDS encoding polyprenyl synthetase family protein — protein sequence MNFENYLKESLTLYEDSRLKEAMEYALLAGGKRIRPQLIFHTLKAFNRKEELGYAYACALEYIHTYSLIHDDLPAMDNDVLRRGKASVHVVYGEDIAILAGDALLTEAFFQLTRNSLSDKQNLKALEILSTHAGANGMVLGQVMDMRPEQLNNRVNIETMLEKKTGRLLEVALELGAIAANQFENLKIFQEAGKWIGLAFQIQDDLFDIEKTAEELGKSNSDEENDKQTLLKLIGPASAKELEKTYYYRGIECLKSIPNLNSSILMEYIQSIQKRQY from the coding sequence ATGAACTTCGAAAACTATCTTAAGGAAAGTTTGACTTTGTATGAAGATAGTCGATTAAAGGAAGCGATGGAATACGCATTGTTGGCAGGTGGAAAACGCATTCGTCCACAACTTATCTTTCATACTTTAAAAGCTTTTAATCGAAAAGAGGAGCTTGGTTATGCTTATGCTTGTGCTTTGGAATACATTCATACCTATTCTCTAATTCATGATGATTTACCGGCTATGGATAACGATGTCTTAAGAAGAGGGAAAGCAAGTGTTCATGTGGTCTATGGCGAAGATATAGCCATTTTAGCAGGGGATGCTTTACTAACCGAAGCTTTCTTTCAGTTAACAAGAAATTCTTTATCGGATAAACAAAATTTAAAAGCATTAGAAATCTTAAGCACACACGCCGGAGCGAACGGTATGGTTTTAGGGCAAGTCATGGATATGCGACCCGAGCAATTGAATAATCGAGTCAATATTGAAACTATGTTGGAAAAAAAGACTGGTCGTTTATTAGAGGTTGCTTTGGAATTAGGAGCCATTGCTGCTAACCAATTCGAAAATCTAAAGATTTTTCAAGAGGCAGGTAAATGGATTGGTTTAGCTTTCCAAATTCAAGATGATCTATTCGATATTGAAAAAACAGCGGAAGAATTAGGTAAATCCAATTCAGATGAAGAAAATGATAAGCAAACTTTATTAAAATTGATTGGTCCAGCTTCAGCAAAAGAACTAGAAAAAACATATTACTATCGGGGGATAGAATGTTTGAAGTCCATTCCTAACTTGAATTCATCCATCTTAATGGAATATATTCAATCCATTCAAAAGCGCCAGTACTAG
- a CDS encoding transcription antitermination protein NusB has translation MSRSEQREKAVLSLYAYLSLSRDIHGIMEDTFGSLDKVDPYFIRVVENAQTHMEEYKIYLNRVLKKWSYDRLGTIEKAILLVGCAEFALKEVAAAIIIDEAVELAKTYGEADSYRLVNNVLDVI, from the coding sequence ATGAGCCGTAGTGAACAAAGAGAAAAAGCTGTTTTATCCTTGTATGCGTATTTAAGTTTATCAAGAGATATTCATGGCATTATGGAAGATACGTTTGGTTCTTTGGATAAGGTAGATCCTTATTTTATTCGTGTTGTTGAAAATGCCCAGACGCATATGGAGGAGTATAAAATCTATCTTAATCGTGTTTTAAAAAAGTGGAGCTATGATCGTTTAGGTACCATTGAGAAAGCAATATTATTAGTCGGATGTGCTGAATTTGCCTTAAAAGAAGTGGCGGCAGCCATCATTATCGATGAGGCGGTTGAGCTGGCGAAAACCTATGGAGAAGCCGATAGTTATCGTCTGGTGAATAACGTATTAGATGTGATATGA